In the Actinomycetota bacterium genome, GCATCATGGGAACGCTCTCTGGTGGTGGCAAAGAAATGATAACAATCGGCAAGGACTGCCTAGTTGGCGCTAATGCTGGAGTTGGGATTTCGCTTGGTGATAACTGCTTGATTGAATCTGGCTGCTACATCACAGCTGGCTCGAAAATCACTTTGCCAGACGGCCAAGTAGTCAAAGGACGCGAACTCTCGGGTGCAAATGGCCTGCTGTACCGGCGAAATTCGATTACTGGCGCCCTCGAAGCAGTGGCAAAAGAAGGCTCTTGGGGCGGATTAAATTCTGCCCTACATTCGAACTAGCGCTTAGATATTTCCTGGTAATCGCGAGCGTCATAGCCAACATAAACTTGCCTTGGTCGACCAATCTTGGTGGCTGGATCGTTAATCATTTCATGCCACTGCGCAATCCAACCTGGCAATCGGCCCAGGGCAAATAACACAGTAAACATTCGAGTTGGGAAACCTACGGCTCGGTAAATGAGGCCAGTGTAGAAATCAACATTCGGGTACAGTCTGCGACTAATGAAGAATTCATCTGCCAACGCAGCCTCTTCAAGTTCGCGAGCGATATCAAAAAGTGGATCGGAGACGCCAAGGCGATTCAAAATTTCGTGTGCATGTCGCTTTACGATTGCTGCGCGCGGGTCATAATTCTTATAGACGCGGTGACCAAAGCCCATCAGTCGCGAACCCGCCTCTTTATCCTTAACTTTCTTGATGAATGTCTGCACACTTTCACCAGAGTCTTTAATCTCCTGAAGCATTTCGAGTACAGCTTGATTAGCGCCACCATGCAAAGGGCCGAATAGTGCATTTATCCCGGCAGAAACTGAAGCGAATAGGTTTGCTTGGGAAGAGCCAACCATCCGAACCGTAGAAGTCGAGCAGTTTTGCTCGTGATCTGCGTGGAGAATAAAGAGCATGTCCAGCGCTTTTACTACGGCATCGTCAACCACGTACTCTTCAGCCGGGACACCAAAAGTCATCTTCATTAAATTTTGTACATAGCCCAAATTGTTATCTGGGTAAACAAATGGCTGGCCGACAGTTTTCTTGTGTGCATATGCAGCAAGAGTTGGCATCTTCGCCATCAGGCGAATAGTTGAAATTTCGACCTGG is a window encoding:
- a CDS encoding citrate synthase, which gives rise to MPDAILNFGDARIELPEVKASVGSNGLNVNNLLKETGDVALDYGFMNTASCSSSITYIDGDEGILRYRGYPIEQLAEHSTFIEVSYLLIYGELPTPAELAEFESQISRHTMVHEDLRRFFGGFPRDAHPMPVLSSAVSALSTFYQDSLDPFDARQVEISTIRLMAKMPTLAAYAHKKTVGQPFVYPDNNLGYVQNLMKMTFGVPAEEYVVDDAVVKALDMLFILHADHEQNCSTSTVRMVGSSQANLFASVSAGINALFGPLHGGANQAVLEMLQEIKDSGESVQTFIKKVKDKEAGSRLMGFGHRVYKNYDPRAAIVKRHAHEILNRLGVSDPLFDIARELEEAALADEFFISRRLYPNVDFYTGLIYRAVGFPTRMFTVLFALGRLPGWIAQWHEMINDPATKIGRPRQVYVGYDARDYQEISKR